Sequence from the Asterias amurensis chromosome 14, ASM3211899v1 genome:
aaaatacataCTGGTGTTccggtaaaacaaaaaaataatattattacttcttgaactgcCTTTTCAAATGAGGCAATGAGTCATTTGCAAGTAATGTACTGGTAAATTTGTAATTGCCGAGTTACAAATTGCCAGTTAACCACTTAAATTTCTCATACTCCAGCGACATTTGCTTTGTTAAATTGTTTGTAGACATTGAATGTATCACAACCCCCATAATGCGCAAACATCAGATCCAAAACTTACTTGAGCAATGGAGCTTGACTGGAGGAAGGCAGAGTTCTTTAGCGATGTCTGTGTTCTTGATTTTCAGTGCGTCGTCAACCTGTGGGGAATAGATCAAGAGAAATTAGTCCTTAACCCTctcactgtctgaccatttaatatcatccaaCGAGGTTTTGAATGAGAAATATTCTGTTCTTCTTCTTCCATAAGAGTACAGTCTACCGTCTGGTGTATTACATACATATTATACCACGAGTTGAATGCATAGgggtacacagtcaaccctcccactgtttgaccattcaatatcatccactatgTCTTTGAATGatactatgccagcctgcaatgcgaaatcatgtggtgaatgcattgacactgtacacagtcaaccctcctactgtctgaccattaaaAATCATCCTCTTTCGAATGTTTTTGTTGAAACAATACAAGGTGTTCATTGCAGACATGTCCACAAAAGCTGAGTTGCTGAAAAGTAATGAGAAATTTGTAACCATGTCTTTGTAGGAAACATTGACCCTTCGAGTTAATTGAGAAGTTAATTATTGAAAAGCAAATTACCGATTTTCCCTTGACCCATTCTGTTGCCAGAGAGCTTGAAGCTATTGCAGATCCACAGCCAAACGTTTTGAACTTTGCATCAACAATCTTTCCATTCTCGTCAACTTTGacctgaaaaaaacaaaaacaacagacaACTAGTTATAATTGAGTGAATACCTTACCAATTTCAGCCAAAACTGGACAATATGGTGACAGTCAGATGTGGTACATTCTTTCACAACTTTTTCTTAAGTGTCTTGGGGATGGCTGAGCAGTTTCTTAAAAGAGCATCAAACTCAACCCCtgctgtttctgatcagcagaatgtgggttcgaatccacagccgtgacacttgtgtccttaagcaagacacttaaccattgctttgtccttcagaagGGACGTAgagctgttggtcccgtgtgttgttatATAAACTTTCGCAAAGAGAAGAAGTTAGCCCCGGTGTGTCAGGCAGTGCGACTTTCTTCAAAGACAAAGAAATTTGAACCCCAACGTTCTGACAGCCCTATTCTCCGACACTAGTGTATTTTCCTAGTCCTAACCCTAGTGTCTATCCTAACTCTAGTGTTTTTATAGAATACAGGGGTGTCAGAGAGTATGGAGCAGTCATCGATAAACTTGTCTGACCTGAAGTTTCATGACATCACCACATGCTGGGGCGCCAACAAGACCAGTTCCAACGGAATCATCGTTCTTATCCATAGAACCCACGTTCCTTGGGTTTTCGTAGTGGTCGATGACCTGCATTATAAAAAGATTAAGTTAACAAAAATGAGTTATATGACTTGGCTAGAAGAATTACTTCtacaattttattaaatttatatCATGTTGAAAAACTAACAACAGAAAAAACAGCTCAATAATTTGTTACAGCACACCACCTCACGAGTCACGTCACACTCACAGTGTTAAACTAGTAAAGACAAATCATGAAAATTGCTGAAAAGTGGTTGCTTTGCGGAAAGTTTACCcttttctttttataatttataatttatttagaAGTTAGTTAGACTTAGAAGACAAAGATCGGTATTTTTAACAGATTACATGTTACCAGATTACGCTCATTATATGAGTATGGAGAAGGGACAATTTGTCTTGTCCATGGTatgaacaaaaattattattttgattaggTAACGAAAGTAGCTTGTTAGAAGACAAAACTTAAGTCTTAATTGTTAATGCATTACGAAATCATCAAAAACAAACTACAAATGAGTACCAAAATAAACACCCGAACAGAATAAATGGTTTACATTTTTGTGATAAGACGCTTCCGATGCACAGGTTGCAATTCTCGACTGCAGCAGTGGACGGAGCGACTTCCCGAGCTGTCGAGCAATCGACATTCTGAACTTCTGATTCTTTCTGGAAGATGAAATATGAAAAACAAGTCTAGGAAGTTTCACTAATGCTCCGTAAATTCTACCGATTTCTTGTTTATGCAACTTTAGTGCGACATGGTGCACACATGGTTCCCGCGTTTGATTACCTGTTTGGACAGTGACATTGCAGTGAACCACTGAACTGTTGACGACTAACTAAACATTACCACTTGGTGGCGCTATCACAACAAAAAGCGGTagcaacaaaatattatttattccaCCAGCAGCTCTCtggtttttgttgtgtttgctGAATTTTAAGTGAGAGTAGAGACGTTTTTGCTGTATATAATCTCGAATTGTCTTCCAACTACTGGATTATCCTGCCATGGATGATGACGGTAAGTCCTCACATTCACAATATCTATTTAAAGTTCAAGTtcaacaaagaaagaaaatcaaaaaGAGCAACAAAGTTACACTGATTTACAATGACAGGGgaagagtaaaaacaaaaatcaccagATCTTGTTACATTTCtacacttttttttacagtcaTGATGTTTAATTCATTATGTAACCAATCACATTTCAATAGACTCAATATTTCACTATTCAAGTCGACAACAGAAGAATAGCACAGCACACTGACTTAGCACATCAAATTgaatttgtatttgtatgttGTCATCAAGACATCATGCATCAGTTATTCAGAGTGTGTGTGGTTCCAaccgtgtcatgacacttgtgtccttctcCTTGAGCTAGCAAGATACTCTTAGAATCTTGATGGTCATTATTGCTCCTTGATTTGAAGTTATGTCTTACGtatcaaactttttttcttcagggcCTTTTTGTTAGCCTGGGGAGGCACTTGTATTTCTACTGCTTGATTGAGcaccaaacaaacaatcaaccagGCTAAGCCTTACGTCCAAACTTATGTCATAGATCCTGCTGACTGAATAAACTAGCGTAAACGTAAACATTATGCCTTGCATGCCCTTGGGAACAGCCAAGTAAAACTGATCAAAGTAGATGGTAGAAGTGACACTTTAAATTGATCAATGAAAATTCCGtcaataaaattaattaaaattgtaaaaattgcaaaaagtgtttttggtttattttgtacAGATGTCCCTCCATTGGAGGACATGACAGAGTTACTTCAGAAGGCAAAGCAGATGATGAGCTCCGAAGAATCCTCTTTATCCTCCCAGTCCATCCCGGTCAAGGCAACCTCTCCCAACGGTCACCATGGCAACGCATCTCTCTCAACCTCCAGCAGGGAGGCATCGGAGAGCTTAAAACCTAAGAAAGAGACTTCTCCAAAGGTTTGTATTAAAATAATGATAgaacaatattttgttattgCTTTGTCATTCTTTTGGTTGctttttgtttacttactttactttactttgATCCATCGATGGGGGATGCTTGTAGGGCAATGCCTGTTGATTGATCGAGGGGTAGTCATGTGCACTGTTGGTGTTCAGTTTGGGAAGTTGTATCTTTCCTCCCCTCCCACCTCTCTAGGACCTctagggttttcagtccctaccatCCCACCTCGATTACTGCAAGAGTCTCTACATCAACCTTCCTCAATCCCACATTGCTCCCCTCCAACGTATACAGATGACAGAATTCAGCAGCTAGTTTCTCACACAAAGAAATCAGATCACATCACTCCTGTTCTGCGCTCCTTACACTGCCTCCCTGTGTCTCAAAGGATCCAATTTAAAGTTTTCACTCTTGCCTACAAAGTTAAACATGGTCTAGCCCCTAAATATATCTCAGAGTTACTTATTCCCAAAAAGCAACCTACAACTCGTGTTCTCCGACCGCCCGCCTGGAATTCAACTCTGGTCCTATCCCTCGCACTCGCTATGGAAACCGATCCTTCTCAATCGCCACTCCCactctttggaacaatctccccgTTCATATCCGTGCCTCGTCTTCACTGGCCTCATTTAAAACTGctctaaaaacacacttatttaaatccatctagtctgttcagtttctgctatttcaTCCCACTTTTAACTGTCTTTCTTTTGTTATCATACACTTCCTGTTAagcgcttagaaaccttgtattaagcgctatataaatgcatgttattattattattattattattattacctgacTGCGcaggttttccctggaataactcTGTGGGGTTTTCCCCCCACATCTAAAACATCCTTCctcgtcttctctccattgggttcttggcttagtgcagtgattaagtttgcttagcttcacaaccagaattttaaaaaagaaaatgacaGCTACCTACAGACCTTCTAAATTTTGTTCAAACATCGATTGTAAGGGCGACCTAGAGTGTCAAGAAACACACTAGTTGAGTTGGTATAATTCCGCATTTTTTGTAACTGTATGTGTGATGTGTACTTTTGTTTTGGGAAGCACAGTTGATttgtaattcataaatacctaagacagcttatccattctgattgttcgagagggcatcacaaggtgttgtttgaacggatgatataacaccagtaaaaagtgttataacatgggcAAGACACGCGcgcttgcacctgtgcgtataagacagtttcttcatacctattggtcgagagcaacggctgaaacagttgtgcaacatcacgcgcgacgcacacagcatctccttataaggagttgtttacccgagggcctaaccatttcatagctggaggggtgttgtgttgaaagaaatcattgaataattataatttttgcatttattttaccctttgaccaaaaagtgttgatgttttttgaccgaaaagatatttatgaatgggaataaaagtgtattgaatcggttttcaagtaatggtttaaacccgccaaggcctggttcttgataatttacctcaatttagtctcggtaaaatgatcaagtccaggccttggcgcgggtttaaaccactagttgaaaacctcttcaccatacattgattcccttagcaATACAAGTAATTTGAGAGCGTTCAACCTTGtttcaaacacatttttttctacAGTGAAGGCATTTCCAGGCATTTGCCAACTGACATGACTGACCGCTTCTGTTGCACCACAAACCAAtgtcactaaaaaaaattaaagatttGTATGAacaaagttaaataaaaatgagGAAAATAAgatttttgtaaataaagttATTGGAACCCACTTAAACTAGTTTGATAATTTTTGATTCTGAAATGTAACCATGGTTACAGGAGACAACAAAACTAGTCGCACCATCGGGTGGTTTCGGTGGAATGAAGAAAGGGTTTCTCTTCGGTGGACCAAGCAACAAAACAGTCACATCTTCTGGAAAGTCAAAAGCAAGTTCAGTGAAGTCTGCGCAGAAGTCAAGAGTTGTAGAAGAAATGCCAGTGATCCGCCCAAAGGAAGGGTCCGGCGACAGTAAAGATCGATATCGACTGGACGAAGTACAGGAGGCATTGAAGGCAACTGCTCCACTTCTTCAGAATAAAGGTACTCACTCGAAGTTATGTGTTACAGTATGACCACAAAACTTGAATCTTAGAAGCGTTCATGAACACTTATAGTGCTCccggtatccaccacaagtgatgctcatgctcaagtaaaaacacaaaattaatgaaaagcagctgtgaaaaagtgggttttgagggcctctttgaacttaAGAATAGAGGACATGATACGGATGttaagaggcagattattccaaagtaaaggaccagcatgagaaaaagCCCTGTCACCCCAATTGTTGTGGGTTTGGGGGACAACCAGTAACGACGAAGTGGATGATGTAAGACATCTGGAAGGATTGTAACGggtaattaattgacaattatactgaggagcagaaccatgtaaagaatgaaaaacaagcagCATAACGGctctcaaattgtgtattccttGATGTCCTTAAGGATTTTCAATTATATCTCAAAAGCGCGaccaaaaatgaaattgaaattttcaaaaaatgtacAGGTGTACATTTATAGAGGATTATAACATTCGAACAGTTCGAAAAACCAAAGTATCCTTTGCCTTTAATCAGAAATGtatgttgtttgtttagatgatcttcccatgaagggaactcggcaaactcccacaaggggatataaacaccaagctggcaacagccaatctctctcatacaaacattggttaaacGTCTATGaatatgaattgcacaaatcaagaaattgtgaatcagtaactagacgacagtattgtttctagtcattgtgaaaatcAGCGGCTAGCTGGGGGAATCAAACTCACAACCTTTTATGAGTGCATGtactgcagtctaaccacttgaccacggttaCTCAGAGAGCTTTGCGGTAGACTTTGTGTATATCTTATTttggtgttggttctgaaaagaacgatTGTTAGCGATGGTTTTAGCGCTAACCTATCTTAGTATATGTCCTTGCTGGAAGAACAATCCCATTTGGAATACACAGATACTGAGAAGCGTTACTCTCAGATTAAAATTGTTGGAATAATAAAAACTGTTATCtttttactttgaagtgaaatgtttctcaaaatgctttacacgATCAAATGTGATAGgcttcaaccatggaggaagaaagagAAGGAATTCgaacttcaaaagtcgaacccatGGTACCGCGGTCTTTTAACGACACCTTGTAATCACCAacataccttacacaaacaatgggtgatctttttccactggacagacaggggcattgtcagggttttcttttgttactcttcGGTTAGATCTCGACTACTTAATATGGAACAATGAACTATTTAGTTGAATTTCAGAGTGGATAACCGATGACCTCTTGACCAAGTTGGAGAAACACCCAAACATGGCCAAGAAGTTAACGGACCCTCGCTACGCTCAAGCAGTGCCCTTTAGGTGGCTTGGACCCAGATCTCGACTACTTAATATGGAACAATTAactatttaaattgaatttcaGAGTGGATAACTGACGACCTCTTGACCAAGTTGGAGAAACACCCAAACATGGCCAAGAAGTTAACGGACCCTCGCTACGCTCAAGCAGTTGCGAAGTTTCAATCGAACCCTCAGCAAGCCATGCTGGAGTACAAGGACAACCAAGACGTCCAACAGTTCTTCAAGGATTTCTGCGGCTTGCTTGGTGAGGATCTGCCCTTTTTAAAGTCTAAcaataataccaataataaaGACTTGCAATGTACTTAATATCAACCCTGCTATGTGTTCAATGCGcagtaaaacataaaacaaacaaaaaaaacagtggGGTTTCGAGgtaaaattcagttttgtggtTCACTCATTTTCCTATAGGTAGAGTCCTCATCAAAATTGGGTTACAAATATTTAAGACTCTGAACCTTATGCTAAAATGTCaatgtgtttgatacccttaaattgttatttttgtcaaaataataaaacaagtttGATGATGTCACATTTCAAATATGCTGGTCTGTATGTTTTTATACAGAAGTTTTGTTATTTCTGAGTTTAACGGCTTAGTATTTTACTTCTGAACTGGCAAGAAAATCCTCTTTTTGTTGCACAGACCCAACTGTTTTGGTGTTCCGGTTAAAAACTGTGATTTGAAAAAGTATCAGATAATAATACGACATTTTACACCGTTTTAACAAGAGATTAGAAACTGTAGTTGGTTTTACATTCATGAGGAACATTATCTTGCTCTACCCAGGTGAACATTTTTCATCCATGGGTGGAGGTGCCGCCCAGCCGACCCCAACTCCTCCTGTCAACCCAAACATCAGAACGCAAGACGCCTCGTCCAAAGCAGACATTGCCGTAAGGAGTAGCACTAATCCCAACCAAGCCACTGCTGCCGATGAAGCCAAGATGCAACAGATTTTATCTAATGCAGAGATTAGAGAGATCATGGTGGATCAGAGGATACAGAGATTAATGGAAGCCTTGAGGGGTAACCCGGATGAGGGACAGAGGTAAGGATAAgtgatttaaagggacacgttaccttggatccgGCGAGTTGGTCCGTGAAAAGCGTTTAAaaatcatttgttataaaatgcatatgattggaaagatgttttaaaagtagaatataatgatccaaacaaaagtgcctcaaaattgcacggttttccttatacgccgtgaactaacacggttcgccattttgtggagtcaagtttctGACTCgttgaccgtgttagttcgcaaaattaaaagaaaaccatgcattttcaaggcatatttgacAAAACACCCAGCTGGCCAAGATCGTTTAAGTACAAGTTGTATATTCCATTTATTATAGGTACTCAAAACAGTGAacagaggaattcaaatttaagcacCAACTTGTGTCTAAGCAAGTCGCTATGTCACGTAGACTTACTTACTTACTAAGACTTAGGGGCTCCTGCGTCGTCCGACGCATGAGGCAGTCAACACTCTCCAGGCAGATCGGTCAGCAGTCAGTGACCTGACGTCGCGCCAGCCTCTATTGACCCTATGAAGGTCCCGCTGGATGGTCTGGTGCCAGTTCATTTAGGTTGGCCTCTCCTCCTCCTTCCCGGCGGGTTCCACCACAGGACTTGATTGGCGAGTCTCGAAGGGGGTAGCCACGAAACATGGCCCAGCCAGTTCATGCGCCGCCCACAGATTGTATTGGACACTTGAGTTTGTTGTGACCGTTCTCTGACCTCCTCGTTGCGGACGAAGTCATCCCACTTAATGCCCAAGATCTTCCTTACGCATCTTGAGTCGAGGGCATCAAGTTTCTTCTCTTGACTTGATTTTAAGTGCCAAGCTGTGTCAGACTTTATCTAAATATTACTTGCAAATGACTTGTGGACTGGTATAACCACAAAGATGCACAATCAACAAAATCATCGGtgggaaaagaagaaaaagtaaTTGTGAGAGTAATTGAGAATTGAATTTAAACAACaaattctttaaagacagtggacactattggtaattgtcaaagaccagtcttctcacttggtgtatctcaacatatgcataaaaataacaaacctgtgaaaatttgagctcacttgtttttcaaagttgcgagacatgaatgaaataaaaaacacccttgtcacacgaagttgtgtgctttcagatgcttgatttcgagacctcaaattctgaatttgaggtctcaagatcaaattggtggaaaattacttctttctcgaaaactacttcacttcagagggagctgtttctcacaatgttttatactacatcaacctctccccattacttgttaccaagtaaggtttatgctgataattattttgagtaattaccaatagtgtccactgcctttgatggTTATGAAAATTCAAATCTTACAAATCTTTTTAACTTATCTTTGTTTTCAACCCAAAAGGATTCTACAGTCTGCAGGCCCAGATATGCGAAGCAAGATCCACAAATTGGTCGAAGCTGGACTTCTTGGGTTCGCCTCCTGAAGAATGCTGAACTCTCAGTAGAGATGAGAGTGGTGACTTTTGCCTTGCTGGCAGTTTGTGACTTGAAAGCCATGATTTTTGGCCTAACTCGCAGTCGAGTGGACAGTGGTATGAGGCGAGATTCAAACAATGGTTCGACGAGGTGCAAGGTTGGGATAGAAACCACTTAACCAACCTTATTTCcgccaaataattattattaagggGTTTGGCTCTACAGCTGATACGCCTGTTGTTGGTAATACTTTTTATAGATCAtgtttattgtatatttctggTGATGTTACCAAAGATGCCTTATGAGTGAACTATAATCACTGTAGCTGGTTCTGCAAAATGCCCTACAGAATGTTCCCTGACTCTGCAGATTGTTCCCTGATTCTGAACAACGTTCCTCGACTCTACAGACACTCCTTGATGCTGCAGAATGTTTTTGATTGAGTGGAAGCTTCTGAATAATGTTCCTTGATTCTACTGAATGTTTCTTGATTTTGCAGAATGTTCCCTAATTCTGTAGAATATTCATGATTCTGCAGAATTATCTGCAGAATTTTCCAAAAGATCTGCAGAGTCGTGAAACATTCTACAGAATATTCCTATTCTTTTTTTCCTAGTATAACTAATAATATTctaaagaccccccccccccatgtttggGAAATTGGATAAATACACATGGCGATATAATAGACTTGTGCATTAATGCGCAAGCTCTGTGCATTTTGGAGCAAAATTTCATACCACAGAAGGCATtatgcattttagagcaaaatttgataaaatacacaagactaattctgctctaaaatgcacaaggcgaTAGTAGCCTTGTCAACTTTTTTAGCGAAAAGTTCACAGcgatatagccttgtgaacgtttcacTTGAAAAAGTATGAACTTGTCAgctttcgctcgaaaaagttcACATCTagcgaaaaagttcacaaggctataaagTACTTTTTCGAGGGAAAAGCTCACAAGGCTGGCCCTGTACACATTTTCATgccaaatttgacaagttcacgaggctatagccttgtacactttcaAATGAAAAGTTCACTTGTGCACTTTTTccagcgaaaagttcacaagccttgtgtactttttatatTGTGTTTCATACGCTTTTGTTAATAGCTGAACTGATTTAAAGGCTCAGCGCTtactgaagcagggaattctgtgcttatggaaAGCGTATTCCACGGGTTAGctgcgaattttggcttttgaaaTTCTGTTTCTGTAGTGTTATTTGCCTGTATGGGTATCAATGTGATGATGATCCGACTGTACATTGTATTAAAGAAAATTTCAATGtggatttttacaaaaagaagtgtatgttttgtttatttcatgtgtGTGGGTGTTGTATTGGGACTGCAgcataaattttgaaattttatcaaaataatggACTAAAAATCTGAATTTGGAGcctacccccttgtgatttgctTTCTTCTAAGTTGTGCTAACTTTTGATAAATTTTGTGGACGCCGACCGGTTGAGATTTTCTCCATTATGTTTCcccaaattggataaaaacactGGACTTCCCTGTGGAGAGTTGTTTtacattttgcacaaaaaaactgATAAAAATTGTCAGAAAGTCAAAGCCTTGTGGTATTTTAATTTTGGCAAAAAGTTGGTTTTAAATGACGGACTTTACcccttgtatttttttcttattcaatATTTGTCCCGTTAGGTTGACCCGTTTTGATTTCGGAATAGCCTATTAGGACAATCATTGAAATATTGGATTCCCTTCGTGATTGCCCcgaaaaatttgataaacgcTGGACTTGGCCtcatgtgattttttcaattttgacaATTAGATATTCAATTAACCTAAATCTCTTAATTGTACTCATTTTTTTTAGCTGTAGGCCTCAATAAAGTAGTTGTAATATGAACATTCACACTGAAACCCGCTTCCCCAAGACCAGTGAGCTTGACCCACACGCCTACTGCTGGTGATATATAACCGAAATGCTTAAGAGCAGAGCACAGTCCTCCTTTTAAATCGTTTTCTCAAGATTATTTTGGCAAGTTTGTTTTTGACTCAAAACActgtttgacaagttcacaaggctatatagccttgtagactttttcaagcagaatttgacaagttcacattaagccttgtgaacttgtaaatttggcttgaaaaaaatctataaggccttgtgaacttgtcaaattttgcttggaaatgtctacaaggctattTGCAAACTTGCAattgaacttgtcaaattttgcttgaaaaagtttgCAAACTTTTGAACTTGCCAaattgtgcttttaaaagccttgtgaacttgtcaaattttgcctgaaaaagtctacaaggctgtataaagccttgtgaacttgtcaaatattgcttgaaaaagtttgcatggctatagtctttgtgaacttgtcaaattttgcttgaacaaAATCTATGTTGTGAACttctcaaattttgcttgaaaaaaaagagaaaaaaaccttgtgaacttgtcaaattttgcttgaaaaagtttgCAAGGCTattatagtcttgtgaacttgtcaaattttgcttgaaaaagtttgcaaggccttgtgaacatgtCAAATAAGTTTTGCTTGAAAGAAATCTataattatagccttgtgaactttttgcttgaaaaagtctacaaggcagCTTGTgaacctgtcaaattttgctcgaaaaaatttGTCtgattttgcttgaaaaaaatctataaggctatatatTGCCTGAACTTGTCATATtgtgcttgaaaaagtctacaagactagccttgtaaacctttcaaattttgcttgaaaaataaatctataaggctataattt
This genomic interval carries:
- the LOC139947085 gene encoding uncharacterized protein — encoded protein: MDDDDVPPLEDMTELLQKAKQMMSSEESSLSSQSIPVKATSPNGHHGNASLSTSSREASESLKPKKETSPKETTKLVAPSGGFGGMKKGFLFGGPSNKTVTSSGKSKASSVKSAQKSRVVEEMPVIRPKEGSGDSKDRYRLDEVQEALKATAPLLQNKEWITDDLLTKLEKHPNMAKKLTDPRYAQAVAKFQSNPQQAMLEYKDNQDVQQFFKDFCGLLGEHFSSMGGGAAQPTPTPPVNPNIRTQDASSKADIAVRSSTNPNQATAADEAKMQQILSNAEIREIMVDQRIQRLMEALRGNPDEGQRILQSAGPDMRSKIHKLVEAGLLGFAS